A DNA window from Enterobacter cloacae subsp. cloacae ATCC 13047 contains the following coding sequences:
- the ddpX gene encoding D-alanyl-D-alanine dipeptidase: MPEESELIDVARMFPELHIDLKYATADNLTGRPIYQEALCLLHTDAATALAKSIGIATLAGLKLVVYDAYRPQQAQAQLWDACPNPEYVVDVAIGSNHSRGTAIDVTLMDEHNNVLDMGAGFDEMDDRSHPYHPSVPPHAQRNRLLLNAIMFGGGFVGIGSEWWHFELPNAASYPLLDDRFACFPLTHTPL; the protein is encoded by the coding sequence ATGCCCGAAGAGAGTGAACTGATCGATGTCGCCAGAATGTTTCCTGAGTTGCATATCGATCTGAAATACGCCACCGCCGACAACCTGACTGGCCGTCCCATTTATCAGGAGGCGCTGTGTTTGCTGCATACCGATGCCGCCACCGCGCTGGCGAAATCGATTGGCATCGCCACGCTCGCCGGACTGAAACTGGTGGTCTACGACGCCTATCGCCCTCAGCAGGCCCAGGCGCAGCTGTGGGATGCGTGCCCGAACCCGGAATATGTGGTGGATGTGGCCATTGGCTCCAATCACAGCCGCGGCACGGCCATCGACGTCACCCTGATGGATGAACATAACAACGTGCTGGATATGGGGGCCGGGTTTGATGAGATGGATGACCGTTCTCATCCGTATCACCCCTCCGTGCCGCCGCACGCCCAGCGCAACCGCCTGCTGCTTAACGCCATCATGTTTGGCGGCGGCTTTGTGGGGATCGGCAGCGAATGGTGGCACTTCGAGTTGCCAAACGCCGCCAGTTATCCCCTTCTTGACGATCGTTTCGCCTGTTTTCCGTTGACGCACACCCCTCTTTAA
- a CDS encoding carbohydrate porin yields MYKKRRLAVMIGMLAGSTSVFAQTDMTSIESRLAALEQRLQDAEMRAQNAEKRATAAEQKTQQLVAAQQQTQTTTQEVAQRTTVLEKKADQSSGFEFHGYARSGLLMNDAASSSKSGPYLTPAGETGGAVGRLGNEADTYVELNVEHKQTLESGATTRFKAMLADGQKTYNDWSADTSDLNIRQAFAELGNLPDFTGALKGSTFWAGKRFDRDNFDIHWLDSDVVFLAGTGGGVYDVKWNDTLRSNFSIYGRNFGSEEQIDNNVQNYILSMNHFAGPFQLMVSGLRAKDNDERKDSNGDLIKTDAANTGVHALVGLHNDSFYGLREGSAKTALLYGHGLGAEVKSIGSDGALLSEADTWRFASYGVTPLGGGWHIAPAVLAQSSKDRYVKGDSYEWVTLNTRLIKEVTQNFALAFEGSYQYMDLNPEGYKDRNAVNGSFYKLTFAPTLKAGKIGDFFSRPELRLFATWMDWSSKLDNYASDDAFGSSGFNAGGEWNFGVQMETWF; encoded by the coding sequence ATGTATAAAAAACGCAGACTTGCCGTGATGATTGGCATGCTGGCCGGTAGTACCTCTGTTTTTGCCCAGACCGATATGACAAGCATTGAATCGCGCCTGGCGGCGCTGGAACAGCGTCTTCAGGATGCGGAAATGCGCGCCCAGAATGCGGAGAAACGCGCGACGGCAGCAGAACAAAAAACGCAGCAGCTGGTTGCCGCCCAGCAGCAAACGCAGACCACCACCCAGGAGGTGGCCCAGCGTACCACGGTGCTGGAAAAGAAAGCCGATCAGAGCAGTGGCTTTGAATTTCACGGTTATGCTCGCTCAGGCCTGCTGATGAATGATGCGGCGTCCAGCAGCAAAAGCGGTCCGTATCTGACACCTGCCGGGGAAACCGGGGGCGCGGTCGGTCGTCTGGGTAACGAAGCGGATACCTACGTTGAGCTAAATGTGGAACACAAACAGACGCTGGAGAGTGGGGCGACCACGCGCTTTAAGGCCATGTTAGCCGACGGGCAGAAGACCTATAACGACTGGTCAGCCGATACCAGCGATCTTAACATTCGTCAGGCCTTTGCCGAGCTGGGCAATCTGCCTGATTTCACTGGCGCGCTGAAAGGGAGTACCTTCTGGGCCGGTAAACGCTTTGACCGCGATAACTTTGATATTCACTGGCTGGATTCTGATGTCGTGTTCCTCGCCGGTACCGGCGGCGGTGTCTATGACGTGAAGTGGAATGATACGCTGCGCAGCAACTTCTCGATTTACGGGCGCAACTTCGGCAGCGAAGAGCAGATCGACAACAACGTTCAGAACTATATCCTCAGCATGAATCACTTTGCCGGGCCATTCCAGCTGATGGTGAGCGGCCTGCGGGCGAAGGATAACGACGAACGCAAGGACAGCAATGGCGATCTGATTAAAACCGATGCGGCGAACACCGGCGTGCATGCCCTGGTGGGTCTGCACAATGACAGCTTCTACGGCCTGCGAGAAGGCTCAGCGAAAACGGCGCTGCTGTATGGTCACGGCCTGGGGGCAGAAGTTAAAAGCATCGGCTCTGATGGCGCGCTGCTGTCAGAAGCCGATACCTGGCGCTTCGCAAGTTACGGTGTCACGCCACTCGGCGGTGGCTGGCATATCGCGCCTGCGGTACTGGCCCAGAGCAGTAAAGACCGCTACGTCAAAGGCGACAGCTACGAGTGGGTTACGCTCAATACCCGCCTTATCAAAGAGGTTACGCAGAATTTCGCCCTGGCGTTTGAGGGCAGCTATCAGTACATGGATTTGAACCCGGAAGGCTACAAAGATCGCAACGCCGTTAACGGCAGCTTCTACAAGCTGACCTTCGCACCGACCTTAAAGGCGGGCAAAATTGGCGATTTCTTCAGCCGTCCTGAACTGCGCCTGTTTGCCACCTGGATGGACTGGAGCAGCAAACTGGATAACTACGCCAGCGATGACGCCTTTGGCAGCAGCGGCTTTAACGCTGGCGGGGAATGGAACTTTGGGGTCCAGATGGAAACCTGGTTTTAA
- a CDS encoding sucrose-specific PTS transporter subunit IIBC, whose product MDFDNISRALIPLLGGKENIASAAHCATRLRLVLVDDALADQQAIGKVEGVKGCFRNAGQMQVIFGTGVVNKVYAAFIQAAGISESSKSEAADLAARKLNPFQRIARLLSNIFVPIIPAIVASGLLMGLLGMVKTYGWVNADNAIYIMLDMCSSAAFIILPILIGFTAAREFGGNPYLGATLGGILTHPALTNAWGVASGFHTMNFFGLEIAMIGYQGTVFPVLLAVWFMSIVEKNLRKVIPDALDLILTPFLTVILSGFIALLIIGPAGRALGDGISFILSTLITHAGWLAGLLFGGLYSVIVITGIHHSFHAIEAGLLGNPSIGVNFLLPIWAMANVAQGGACLAVWFKTKDAKIKAITLPSAFSAMLGITEAAIFGINLRFVKPFVAALIGGAVGGAWVVSVHVYMTAVGLTALPGMAIVQASSLLNYIIGMVIAFGVAFTVSLLLKYKTDSE is encoded by the coding sequence ATGGATTTTGATAATATTTCCCGTGCGCTCATTCCGCTGCTCGGTGGCAAAGAGAACATCGCCAGTGCCGCGCACTGCGCAACGCGCCTTCGTCTGGTGCTGGTCGACGATGCGCTTGCTGACCAGCAGGCCATCGGCAAGGTCGAGGGGGTGAAAGGCTGTTTTCGTAACGCGGGCCAGATGCAGGTGATTTTTGGCACCGGCGTAGTGAATAAGGTTTACGCGGCTTTTATTCAGGCGGCAGGGATTAGTGAATCCAGCAAGTCAGAAGCGGCAGATCTCGCGGCGCGTAAGCTCAACCCGTTCCAGCGCATTGCCCGCCTGCTTTCCAATATTTTCGTACCGATCATTCCCGCCATTGTTGCGTCCGGTTTGCTGATGGGCCTGCTCGGAATGGTGAAAACCTACGGCTGGGTGAATGCCGATAACGCCATCTACATCATGCTGGATATGTGCAGCTCGGCGGCGTTTATTATTTTACCGATCCTGATTGGTTTTACCGCCGCGCGTGAGTTTGGCGGTAATCCCTATTTAGGCGCCACGCTAGGTGGCATTCTGACCCACCCGGCGCTGACCAACGCCTGGGGCGTGGCGTCCGGCTTCCACACCATGAACTTTTTCGGCCTTGAGATTGCCATGATTGGCTATCAGGGAACGGTGTTCCCGGTGCTGCTGGCCGTCTGGTTTATGAGCATTGTGGAGAAAAACCTGCGCAAGGTCATCCCGGATGCGTTAGACCTGATCCTGACGCCGTTCCTGACCGTCATTCTCTCCGGTTTTATCGCGCTGCTGATTATCGGCCCGGCGGGACGCGCGTTAGGCGATGGCATCTCCTTTATTCTGAGCACGCTGATTACCCACGCGGGCTGGCTGGCCGGTTTGCTGTTCGGCGGGCTCTATTCGGTGATTGTTATTACCGGCATTCACCACAGCTTCCACGCGATTGAAGCCGGGCTGTTGGGGAATCCGTCGATTGGCGTTAATTTCCTGCTGCCCATCTGGGCCATGGCGAACGTGGCGCAGGGTGGTGCGTGCCTGGCGGTGTGGTTTAAAACCAAAGACGCAAAAATCAAAGCCATTACCTTACCGTCGGCGTTCTCGGCCATGCTCGGCATTACCGAAGCCGCTATCTTTGGTATCAACCTGCGTTTCGTGAAACCGTTTGTGGCCGCGCTGATTGGCGGTGCGGTGGGTGGCGCATGGGTGGTGTCGGTGCATGTCTACATGACGGCGGTAGGACTGACGGCGCTGCCGGGGATGGCAATCGTGCAGGCCAGTTCGCTGCTCAACTATATTATCGGCATGGTGATTGCCTTTGGCGTAGCGTTTACCGTCTCGCTGCTGCTGAAATATAAAACGGACTCTGAATAA
- a CDS encoding alpha/beta hydrolase, producing the protein MANLPWRVSVRLMALAKKVAMVIGIIVVVLLAVRVYLSQQGPALHLWHTWRADEMSVSELDKANFADYLDREKAIFTDLDNAVTAKTKGEERTALNRYYRQSLVWPGKFTPDANRSFVLMPAGKPRGAVVLLHGLTDSPYSVKHLAVDYQQRGFVAVVPRLPGHGTAPGALTNVDWEMWLAATRLAVREASRLAGDNVPLHLVGYSNGGALAMKYTLDALESPSLRKPQQLVLLSPMIGVTAFARFAGFAGLPALLPAFAKAAWLNIAPEYNPYKYNSFPVNAARQSWLLTKALQEQIGRDAQNHTLDRLPPVLAFQSVMDSTVSTRAVVTGLFDQLPANGSELVVFDINQAASFRPLFRPSSWTALSELLPSAQRRYSVTIITNASAERFATVAKHIPADSTEETVEPLAQQYPPEVYSLSHVAVPFPPDDDLYGRHPAVKNRYGISLGTIALWGETSVLSVGKDALMRVTSNPFYDYMKMRIDNRIGTEEKG; encoded by the coding sequence ATGGCGAATCTGCCCTGGCGTGTCAGCGTGCGCCTGATGGCTCTCGCAAAGAAAGTGGCGATGGTCATAGGGATTATCGTGGTTGTGCTGCTGGCAGTGCGGGTATATCTCTCGCAGCAGGGGCCGGCGTTACATCTCTGGCATACCTGGCGTGCGGATGAAATGAGCGTAAGCGAGCTGGATAAGGCGAACTTTGCTGACTATCTCGACCGGGAAAAGGCCATCTTCACCGACCTGGATAACGCGGTCACGGCAAAAACGAAGGGGGAGGAGCGTACCGCCTTAAACCGCTACTACCGTCAGAGCCTGGTGTGGCCCGGAAAATTTACTCCGGATGCAAATCGCTCGTTTGTGCTGATGCCTGCCGGTAAACCGCGTGGTGCGGTGGTTTTACTGCACGGACTCACCGATTCGCCCTATAGCGTTAAGCACCTTGCCGTTGATTATCAGCAGCGCGGATTTGTGGCCGTGGTGCCGCGTCTGCCCGGACACGGGACGGCACCAGGGGCGCTGACAAATGTTGACTGGGAGATGTGGCTGGCGGCGACGCGTCTTGCCGTGCGCGAAGCCTCCCGTCTGGCGGGGGATAACGTTCCTTTGCATCTGGTGGGCTATTCCAACGGCGGGGCGCTGGCGATGAAATACACCCTGGACGCGCTGGAGTCGCCTTCGCTGCGAAAACCTCAGCAACTGGTGTTGTTGTCACCGATGATCGGCGTCACGGCGTTTGCCCGCTTTGCCGGATTCGCAGGCTTACCGGCACTGTTACCGGCGTTTGCGAAAGCGGCGTGGCTGAATATCGCGCCGGAGTATAACCCTTACAAATACAATTCTTTCCCGGTAAACGCGGCGCGTCAGTCGTGGCTGTTGACGAAGGCGCTGCAGGAGCAGATTGGCCGCGATGCACAAAACCACACGCTGGATCGGTTGCCGCCGGTACTGGCCTTTCAGTCGGTGATGGATTCCACCGTCAGTACCCGTGCGGTTGTCACGGGGTTATTCGACCAGCTTCCGGCCAACGGCAGTGAACTGGTGGTGTTTGATATCAACCAGGCGGCGAGTTTCCGCCCGTTATTCCGGCCGTCGTCGTGGACGGCCCTCTCTGAGCTGTTGCCGTCTGCGCAAAGACGTTACAGTGTCACAATTATTACCAACGCCAGTGCGGAGCGTTTCGCCACGGTCGCGAAGCACATCCCCGCAGACAGCACAGAAGAGACCGTGGAGCCGCTGGCGCAGCAGTATCCGCCGGAGGTCTATTCGCTTTCGCATGTCGCCGTACCTTTCCCGCCTGATGACGATCTGTATGGCCGGCATCCTGCCGTGAAAAACCGCTATGGCATCAGCCTGGGCACCATTGCGTTGTGGGGAGAGACCTCCGTACTGAGCGTGGGTAAAGATGCCCTGATGCGGGTGACCTCAAATCCGTTTTACGACTACATGAAGATGCGGATCGACAACCGCATCGGGACGGAGGAAAAAGGGTGA
- a CDS encoding MurR/RpiR family transcriptional regulator: protein MTTKPEMLNRIEATFSQLTPSEKRVASWMLAHAALIPFETAESVALTTGTSGITVGRFLRKLGYRNLDDAKKSLRDPYQPWGMNERLDSWQQQRPLSDRLQHSLSLEVDAITHVYQLAQTDVFKQIVHQLTHAEAVFVLGIQSTRGIANAFFSHLEYLRPRVSYSEGLSGSWVESLNSGFDHPYVVLTDTRAYSAIARQYCRVASEKSIPMALITDIWCPWARDYPIDLLQVKTDTGHFWDSLAPVSCLFNLLLSGVVQALGDALADRLTINRELQQEFGQFER from the coding sequence ATGACCACCAAACCTGAAATGCTGAACCGTATCGAAGCCACCTTCAGCCAGCTGACGCCCAGCGAAAAGCGTGTGGCAAGCTGGATGCTGGCGCACGCCGCGCTGATACCGTTTGAGACGGCAGAGAGCGTGGCGCTGACTACCGGCACCAGCGGGATCACCGTCGGGCGCTTCCTGCGCAAGCTGGGGTATCGCAACCTGGACGATGCGAAAAAAAGCCTGCGCGATCCTTATCAGCCCTGGGGAATGAACGAACGCCTGGACTCCTGGCAACAGCAGCGCCCGCTCTCGGATCGCCTCCAGCACTCCCTTTCGCTGGAGGTGGACGCAATCACCCATGTTTATCAGCTGGCACAAACCGATGTCTTTAAGCAAATCGTCCATCAGCTCACCCATGCTGAGGCGGTGTTTGTGCTGGGTATTCAGTCAACGCGCGGGATTGCCAACGCCTTCTTCAGCCACCTGGAATACCTGCGCCCGCGCGTGAGCTACTCCGAGGGGTTATCCGGCAGTTGGGTTGAATCGCTCAACTCCGGTTTTGACCACCCTTATGTGGTGCTGACCGATACCCGCGCCTATTCCGCCATTGCCCGGCAGTACTGTCGTGTCGCAAGTGAGAAAAGTATTCCAATGGCCCTGATCACCGATATCTGGTGTCCGTGGGCGCGGGATTACCCTATTGATTTATTGCAGGTTAAAACCGATACCGGCCACTTCTGGGATTCGCTGGCCCCTGTTAGCTGTCTTTTCAACCTGCTGCTGTCAGGCGTGGTCCAGGCGCTGGGTGATGCGCTTGCAGACCGTCTGACGATAAACCGTGAATTACAACAAGAGTTTGGACAATTCGAACGCTAA
- a CDS encoding ABC transporter substrate-binding protein encodes MKTTLLTTLIAATLALSMPAAQAAVPKDMLVIGKAADPQTLDPAITIDNNDWTVTYPSYQRLVKYKPGTTEVEGDLSTGWKASEDQKEWTFTLTDNAKFSDGAPVTAEAVKLSFERLLKLSQGPSEAFPKDLKIDAVDDHTVKFTLSQPFAPFLYTLANDGASIINPAVLKANAADDARAYLAQNTAGSGPFMLKSWQKGQQLVLVPNPHWAGDKPHFKRVSVKIIGESASRRLQLSRGDLDIADSLPVDQLSALKQEGKVAVAEYPSLRVTYLYLNNSKAPLNQVDLRRAVSWATDYQGMVKGILSGNGKQMRGPIPDGMWGFDATAMQYSFDEAKAKAALEKVKDKPASLTFLYSDNDPNWEPIALSTQASLGKLGINVKLEKLANATMRDRVGKGDYDIAIGNWSPDFADPYMFMNYWFESDKKGLPGNRSFYENKEVDSLLQAALKTTDQAERTRDYQQAQKIVIDEAAYVYLFQKNYQLAMNKEVKGFTFNPMLEQVFNIATMSK; translated from the coding sequence ATGAAAACAACGCTTCTCACGACCCTTATCGCCGCCACGCTGGCCCTGAGCATGCCTGCTGCGCAGGCCGCCGTTCCGAAAGACATGCTGGTGATAGGTAAAGCCGCCGACCCGCAAACCCTCGATCCGGCAATCACCATCGATAACAACGACTGGACCGTCACCTATCCGTCCTATCAGCGTCTGGTGAAGTACAAACCTGGCACCACGGAGGTCGAAGGCGATCTGTCCACGGGCTGGAAGGCATCTGAGGATCAGAAAGAGTGGACCTTCACCCTGACGGACAACGCGAAATTCTCTGACGGCGCGCCGGTCACCGCTGAAGCGGTAAAACTGTCGTTTGAGCGCCTGTTGAAGCTCAGCCAGGGGCCGTCTGAAGCGTTCCCGAAAGATCTCAAAATTGACGCCGTTGATGACCACACGGTGAAATTCACCCTCAGCCAGCCGTTTGCTCCCTTCCTCTATACCCTGGCGAATGACGGTGCATCGATTATTAACCCGGCCGTACTGAAGGCCAATGCCGCCGATGATGCGCGGGCTTATCTGGCGCAGAACACCGCCGGTTCCGGGCCATTTATGCTGAAGAGCTGGCAAAAAGGTCAGCAGCTGGTGCTGGTGCCTAACCCGCACTGGGCGGGAGATAAGCCCCACTTTAAGCGCGTCTCGGTGAAAATTATCGGTGAAAGCGCGTCGCGTCGCCTGCAGCTTTCCCGTGGCGATCTGGATATTGCCGACTCCCTGCCTGTCGATCAGCTTTCGGCGCTCAAGCAGGAGGGCAAAGTCGCCGTGGCGGAGTATCCGTCCCTGCGCGTGACCTATCTCTATCTCAACAACAGCAAAGCGCCGCTGAATCAGGTGGATTTGCGCCGCGCCGTCTCCTGGGCAACCGATTATCAGGGGATGGTGAAAGGCATTCTCAGCGGTAACGGCAAGCAGATGCGCGGCCCGATCCCGGATGGCATGTGGGGCTTTGACGCCACCGCCATGCAGTACAGCTTTGACGAGGCCAAAGCGAAAGCGGCGCTGGAGAAAGTCAAAGATAAACCGGCCAGCCTGACGTTCCTCTACTCGGACAACGACCCGAACTGGGAGCCTATCGCCCTCTCCACTCAGGCCAGCCTGGGCAAGCTCGGTATCAACGTCAAGCTGGAAAAACTGGCTAACGCCACCATGCGCGACCGCGTGGGTAAAGGCGATTATGACATTGCCATTGGCAACTGGAGCCCGGACTTTGCCGACCCGTACATGTTCATGAACTACTGGTTTGAGTCGGACAAAAAAGGTCTGCCGGGCAACCGCTCGTTCTATGAGAACAAAGAGGTCGATTCCCTGCTGCAGGCGGCGCTGAAAACCACGGACCAGGCGGAGCGCACCCGCGATTACCAGCAGGCGCAGAAGATTGTGATTGACGAAGCGGCCTACGTTTATCTGTTCCAGAAGAACTACCAGCTGGCAATGAACAAAGAGGTCAAAGGCTTCACCTTTAATCCAATGCTCGAGCAGGTGTTCAACATCGCCACCATGAGCAAGTAA
- a CDS encoding aminoimidazole riboside kinase: protein MDKIWVLGDAVVDLLPEGDGKLLQCPGGAPANVAVGIARLGGKSAFIGRVGDDPFGRFMQKTLADEQVDVQWMRLDPAHRTSTVVVDLDEQGERSFTFMVRPSADLFLDSTDLPPFRAKEWLHVCSIALSAEPSRSATFQAMDAIKKAGGFVSFDPNIRPDLWQDEGELRRCLELALQRADVVKLSIEELTFLTGESHIETGLAALMHHCPARLVLVTLGKEGVMAWHEGITTHYPATPVACVDTTGAGDAFVAGLLFGLASSGQDLATTLALAQRCGALATTAKGAMTALPYRHNL, encoded by the coding sequence ATGGATAAAATCTGGGTACTCGGTGATGCAGTGGTGGATTTACTGCCAGAGGGGGACGGCAAATTGCTGCAATGTCCCGGCGGCGCACCGGCAAATGTGGCGGTCGGCATCGCCCGACTGGGCGGAAAAAGTGCCTTTATTGGCAGGGTTGGCGACGATCCGTTTGGCCGCTTTATGCAGAAAACGCTGGCGGATGAGCAGGTTGATGTGCAGTGGATGCGCCTCGATCCGGCTCACCGCACCTCAACGGTGGTGGTTGATCTGGACGAACAGGGCGAACGCTCGTTTACGTTTATGGTTCGGCCGAGCGCCGATCTGTTTCTCGATTCCACCGATCTGCCGCCTTTCAGGGCCAAAGAGTGGCTGCACGTCTGCTCCATTGCGCTCAGCGCGGAGCCGAGTCGCTCTGCCACTTTTCAGGCGATGGATGCAATTAAAAAAGCCGGTGGTTTTGTCAGCTTCGATCCCAACATTCGCCCCGACCTCTGGCAGGATGAGGGCGAGCTCCGCCGTTGCCTCGAACTGGCGCTACAGCGCGCGGACGTGGTGAAGCTTTCCATTGAAGAGCTGACGTTTTTGACCGGCGAATCCCATATCGAAACCGGTCTGGCGGCGCTGATGCACCATTGTCCGGCCCGCCTGGTGCTGGTGACGCTGGGTAAAGAGGGGGTAATGGCCTGGCATGAGGGCATCACGACACACTATCCGGCCACACCGGTAGCGTGTGTTGACACCACCGGCGCAGGCGATGCGTTCGTCGCAGGGTTGCTGTTCGGCCTGGCCTCGTCAGGCCAGGATCTGGCAACAACCCTTGCACTGGCCCAGCGCTGTGGTGCACTGGCCACGACGGCCAAAGGGGCAATGACCGCGCTGCCGTACCGTCACAACCTGTAA
- a CDS encoding sucrose-6-phosphate hydrolase gives MTLPSRWPAVLQAVMKGQPRARADRHYPQWHPAPVTGLMNDPNGFIWFAGRYHLFYQWNPLDCDHRYKCWGHWSSHDLLHWQHEPMALMPDEEYDRNGCYSGSAVDNNGMLTLCYTGNVKFDDGSRTAWQCLAVEQPDGTFKKLGPVLALPDGYTGHVRDPKVWKHDGQWYMVLGAQDVQKRGKVLLFRSADLHTWESCGEIAGHGVNGLTDAGYMWECPDLFALDGTHVLICCPQGLAREPHRYLNTYPAAWMSGAFDYQRGAFEHGELHELDAGFEFYAPQTTLAEDGRRILIGWMGVPDGEEMLQPTRAQGWIHQMTCPRELRYRDGKLWQTPVRELEMLREEELHWQGNACDAPELDASRLEFELSAACAKLDFAGALHLTVDGNGLRLERASLQTGETLTRYWLGEVHHLRVLCDRSSVEIFINHGEGVMSSRYFPDQPARVRFEGASDITLRYWSLRGCMVE, from the coding sequence ATGACATTACCTTCCCGCTGGCCTGCCGTGCTGCAGGCCGTGATGAAAGGCCAACCGCGCGCGCGTGCCGACCGCCACTACCCGCAGTGGCACCCGGCACCGGTGACGGGGCTGATGAACGATCCGAACGGTTTTATCTGGTTCGCCGGGCGCTACCATCTGTTTTATCAGTGGAACCCGCTGGACTGCGATCACCGCTATAAATGCTGGGGGCACTGGAGTTCGCACGATCTGCTGCACTGGCAGCACGAGCCGATGGCGCTGATGCCAGATGAAGAGTACGACCGCAACGGTTGCTATTCCGGCAGCGCCGTGGACAACAACGGGATGCTGACGCTGTGCTATACCGGCAACGTTAAATTCGATGACGGCAGCCGCACCGCCTGGCAGTGCCTGGCGGTGGAACAACCGGACGGGACCTTTAAAAAACTGGGGCCGGTGCTGGCGCTGCCGGATGGCTACACCGGCCACGTGCGCGACCCGAAAGTGTGGAAGCACGACGGGCAGTGGTACATGGTGCTGGGCGCGCAGGATGTGCAAAAGCGGGGTAAGGTGCTGCTGTTCAGGTCTGCCGATTTGCACACGTGGGAATCGTGCGGAGAAATCGCCGGTCACGGCGTCAACGGACTCACGGATGCGGGATACATGTGGGAGTGCCCGGACCTATTTGCCCTCGACGGGACGCACGTTCTGATCTGCTGCCCGCAGGGGCTTGCCCGTGAGCCGCATCGTTATCTCAACACCTATCCGGCGGCCTGGATGAGCGGGGCGTTTGACTATCAGCGCGGCGCATTTGAGCACGGTGAGTTACACGAACTGGATGCCGGTTTTGAATTCTACGCCCCGCAAACGACGCTGGCGGAAGATGGCCGGCGGATCCTGATTGGCTGGATGGGCGTGCCTGACGGGGAAGAGATGCTGCAGCCCACCCGGGCACAGGGCTGGATCCATCAGATGACCTGTCCGCGAGAGCTGCGCTACCGCGACGGCAAGCTCTGGCAGACTCCGGTGCGTGAGCTGGAAATGCTGCGTGAAGAGGAACTGCACTGGCAGGGCAACGCCTGCGATGCGCCGGAGCTTGATGCCTCGCGCCTTGAGTTCGAGCTGAGCGCTGCCTGCGCGAAACTGGATTTTGCCGGTGCGCTGCACCTCACGGTCGATGGCAATGGCCTGCGTCTGGAACGTGCCAGCCTGCAAACGGGTGAGACGTTAACCCGCTACTGGCTGGGTGAGGTTCACCATCTGCGCGTGCTGTGCGACCGCTCCAGCGTCGAAATTTTCATCAACCACGGCGAAGGGGTGATGAGCAGTCGCTATTTTCCTGACCAACCGGCCCGTGTGCGATTCGAAGGTGCGTCCGACATCACATTACGCTACTGGTCGCTGCGCGGCTGCATGGTAGAATAG